TCCTTTGCGGCACGCTGCCTCTGGTATTACTGAATTCAACTTCCCTCCAGGCGAGGGAAGTGACGTTTGACACGGGGATCATTAAATCCCGTGGTTTAAGCATGGATCTCAACCATTACTTTGCAGAAGCCCCGCGCTTCCTCCCGGGTACGCACTCCGTACAGATTAAAGTGAATGGCAAAGATCGTGGCACCGCGGCAGTACGCTTCAATGAAGAGGGTGTACTGTGTATTGATAATGATTTTCTTGAATTTGCAGGCATCATGCCTGTTCCATTAAAAGCCAGTGAAACGTGCCACGATATTCGCAGCGATTATGCGCAGGCCGTTGTTAACTCACTGCCTAACCAGGAAGCGGTGGAACTGTTTTTACCTCAGGAAGCCATTAACAGCCTGACGGCGGACGTTAAAAACTTCCAGCACGGGGGAACCGCTGGACTCCTGAATTATTCTCTGTTTAGCACCCGTAATGAATACGGTAGCAGCGAAAGCAATCGATACTCGCAGGCGAGTCTGGAGGCAGGTTTTAATGCTCTGGACTGGTCGCTGCGCAGCCGTTATATCCTGACGGATGATCAGGGGAAAAGGAATGCAGAGAGCATCTACACCTACGCCGAGCATGTGTTTGTGCCTCAGCGTCTGACCATGCAGGTCGGTGAAATTAACGCCTCATCGCAGGTACTGAGCGGTGCCCCCATTTTGGGCGTTCAGTTGATGCCCACGACTGGCTTGCAAAAGCAGGGCAGTGGCGTAAGTGTTTCCGGCATCGCACGTACCCCGCAAGCCCGCGTTGAGATTCGTCAAAGCGGGCAGGTTATTTTCAGTACGTTAGTGCCAGCCGGTCCCTTCAAGCTGGACGATGTGCCAATGGTCCGGAGCAATGTGGACCTGGATGTCACCGTGGTCGAGACGGACGGCTCCAGCAGCCACTTTATCGTGCCTGCCGCGTCGGTGAGATCGCAGCAACTGTCGCGTCCGCAAGGTCTGACAATCTCAGCAGGTCAGGTGCGCGACATTGAAAGTGATTATGATGATCCGATGGTCGTGAACGTTTCTGATGGCTGGCGGATCCTGCCATGGATGAACTTCATGGCGTCCGGTGCGGCAGCGGAAGACTACCAAGCCGTAGGCGGCAGAACCGAGTTTAGGTTAACCGACCGCTGGGGGATTTCAACGAGTGCCGCAGCCAGTAAATCGAAATTTGGCGACAGCAACAGCGGCCTGAAGACGGAATTGCAGAGTGATTTGGCGCTGGGCGAAAACTTCGGACTCTCTGCAAGCGCGACGCATTACAGCGGCGGCTACCGTGAATTGACCGAAGCAATGGACGATGATTTTGAAGCCAGCGATAACGTCTATTCAGGCAATATCAGCTTCTCGACTGAAATGGCGGGCGCTTTCAGCGCCGGGTTTAACTACAACCAGAGCGCTGGTGATGAGCCTGACTCACGCTACCTGTTGCTGACATGGGGTAAAACCTTCAAATACGCCTCGGTGAACGTGAACTGGCAGACTTCGGTAGGGAACAATGATAGTGATGATGAACAGGATGATGACCTGCTCTATATCAATGTGAGTATTCCTCTCGGCGGTTCACAAAGCCTGAGCACCTATATGCGTAAGCAGGGTGACAGCACCAGCTATGGCGTTGCGAACAGCGGAGGCATTGGTGATAACACCAATTACTACATCTCTGCTGACCGCGATGATGAATCTCACGAAAACAGCTTTAACGGAAATATCACGACGAACCTGCACTATACCCAGCTTGGCCTGGGCGGCGGCACCAGCGGTAATAACAACCGCAACTATAATGCCTCGCTGTCTGGTGGAATCGCGATGCATAAAGATGGCGTGACTTTCTCGCCGTATACCATCAAGGACACTTTTGCGATTGCCAAAGTGAGCGAGCCTAAGAGCGGGATAGAGATTTCTACCCCACAGGGAACCGTCTGGACGGATCGCTGGGGACAAGCCGTGGTGCCGGGGCTGACTGAATGGCGTAACTCTCGTCTTGAAGTTGATGCGAACAAACTGCCTCAAAGTATGACTCTCGCGAACGGGACCAAATACGTGGCCGCGGGGCATGCATCTGTCAGTGAAGTGACCTTTAAGGTGCTCAACAGTCGTCGTGTAATGTTGCGTGTGAAGCGTACCGATGGCACGCCATTGGCAAAAGGTATTTCGATTGTTGACGGCAAAGGTCACTACATCGTGACCACCGTAGATGACGGTCACGTCTTCCTCAACGATGCCGATCAGCTTGACGCGCTGTATGCGATGGACGACAACAACAAACAACTGTGTCAGATCGATTTCACCCTCAGTGATAAGCGAGATGAAGACGCATTCTATGAGGAAGTGAACGGAGTATGCCGATGAGATTTCAGCGAAAAATGACACTCGCCGGGCTGCTGGCGTTCTGTTTACCCGCGATGGCGTTTGCCGAGGACTGTCAGATTACCCTCTCGCAGTCCGTGGTGGATTACCACCAACTACAGCGTGAAAACATTGTCACGACGCAGCAGGACTGGCACAAAATGCCGGAGCGCGAAGTCAATGTGAATGTTTACTGCCCCGAAAAACACCAGATCGGCGTGCTGCTCCAGGGGGCATCCGGCGAAAAAGGTCGTTTTCTCTTTGGTGAAAAGGGCGGGGTCGCGATCAAAATCGACAACATGATTGTTGATGGTAAAAATTACAATGTGGGTAAAACAGGCGACCAGGTTAACTTAACGCCTGAGAGTGATGGTGAACAGTCGTTATATTTGAGAAATAACGAAACCGTAGTGGCCGTAGAGAACAACCAGGTTCCTATAGTTCAACAGATGAGCTTCAGGGTGACGGTTTTCCCCGTCCTGAGAGATAACGCATTCAGAAACATTGCGGACGTTACGCAACTGGAAAGCGATCTGAGCTGGAAAATCATTACGAAATAATGTTTCGCCATATGACGCGGTAGCGTTATAAGGCCTGGCACCGCTAACGATATTCAGTCCGTTGTTAGCCGCGTAAAAAAGCCGGATGGTCTGCACCATCCGGCTTATCTCTTACACTTCCAGGAAGTTCATAATCCCTTCAGCGGCTTTACGGCCTTCGGCAATCGCCGTGACCACCAGGTCAGAACCGCGAACGATATCACCACCGGCGAAAATTTTCGGGTTACTGGTCTGGAACGCGTTATCGCTGCCTTCCGGCGCAATCACGCGGCCCTGCGAATCCAGCTCGACGCTGTGCTTCGCCAGCCATTCCATACTGTGAGGACGGAAACCAAACGCCATCACTACGGCGTCAGCCGGGATCACGTGTTCAGAACCGGCAACGATCTCCGCGCGACGACGGCCTTTCGCATCCGGTGCACCCATCTCCGTGCGCGCCATCTTCACGCCGCTCACTTTACCGTTGGCATTCACTTCAATACCCAGAGGCTGGATGTTGAACTGGAACTCCACGCCCTCTTCACGCGCGTTTTTCACTTCGCGCTTAGAGCCAGGCATGTTCTCTTCGTCACGACGATAGGCACAGATGACGTGCGCCGCGTTCTGACGAATAGACGTACGCACACAGTCCATCGCGGTATCACCGCCGCCCAGCACCACCACGCGTTTGCCTTCCATGCTGACGAACGGCTCATCGGCCGTTTCGCCGTAGCCCATCAGCTGTTTGGTATTCGCAATCAGGAACGGCAGCGCATCGTACACGCCTGGCGCATCTTCGTTCTCCAGACCACCGCGCATGGACTGATAAGTGCCTACGCCCAGGAACACGGCATCGTAATCCTTCAGCAGATCGTCAAGCTGCACGTCGCGGCCCACTTCGGTGTTGAGTTTGAACTCAATGCCCATGCCGGTGAAGATTTCGCGGCGGCGGGTCATCACCTCTTTTTCCAGCTTAAAGGCCGGAATACCGAAGGTCAGCAGACCGCCGATTTCCGGGTGGCGATCGAAGACCACCGCCTTCACGCCGTTACGGGTCAGCACGTCCGCACAGGCCAGGCCTGCCGGACCCGCGCCGATAATCGCCACGCGCTTGTCGGTTTGACGTACGCCGGTCATATCCGGACGCCAGCCCATTTCGAAGGCTTTATCGTTGATATAGCGCTCGATGTTGCCGATGGTCACCGCGCCAAACTCGTCGTTCAGCGTACAGGAGCCTTCGCACAGACGGTCCTGAGGACACACGCGGCCGCACACTTCCGGCAGGGTGTTGGTCTGGTGAGACAGCTCAGCGGCTTCAAAAATACGCCCTTCGTTGGCCAGCTTCAGCCAGTTCGGAATGTAGTTATGGACCGGACACTTCCATTCGCAGTAAGGGTTACCGCAGGACAGGCAGCGGTCTGCCTGTGCTTTGGCCTGGCCTTCTGAAAACGGCTCATAGATTTCAACAAATTCAATTTTACGGATCTTCAGCGGTTTCTTTGGCGGATCAACACGCTGAAGGTCGATAAACTGGTAAACGTTCTGGCTCATCTGAATTCCTTACTGCGCCTGCACACGCAGCTCTGCTGCGCTACGACTACGGTGACCCAACAGGGCTTTAACATCGCTGGACTTCGGCTTAACCAGCGCGAATTTCGCAGAGAACGCCGGCCAGTTCGCCAGGATCTCTTCGCCGCGCGAAGAACCGGTATGCTGCACGTGTTCGGTAATCAAACCGCGCAGGTGTTCTTCGTGGATGGCCAGCGAATCAACGTCCAGCACTTCCACCAGTTCCGGGTTCACGCGTTTGCGGAACTCACCGTCTTCATCCAGGATGTAGGCAAAACCGCCCGTCATGCCCGCGCCAAAGTTCACGCCGGTTTTCCCCAGGACGCACACAATTCCGCCCGTCATGTATTCGCAGCCGTTATCGCCGATACCTTCCACCACGGTGATGGCGCCGGAGTTACGTACCGCAAAACGCTCGCCTGCACGACCCGCGGCAAACAGACGTCCGCCGGTCGCGCCGTACAGACAGGTGTTGCCGATGATGCTCGCTTCATGGCTGCGGAAGGCCGAGCCGACCGGAGGACGCACCGCCAGCAGACCGCCCGCCATGCCTTTTCCGACGTAATCGTTGGCATCGCCGGTCAGGTATAATTCAACCCCGCCAGCGTTCCACACGCCGAAGCTCTGACCTGCGGTACCGCTGAAGTGCGCGGTAATCGGATCCGACGCCAGCCCCTGATCACCGTGCGTTTGCGCGATATAACCGGAGAGGGATGCGCCGACTGAACGGTCGGTGTTGCGGATATCAAACCAGAACGTTTTGCTCTGCTTCTCATCCACATACGGCTTCGCCTGTTGCAGCAGCTGCGCGTTCAGCACGCCGTTGTCGAACGGCGGGTTGTTCTCGGTGCAGTAAACCGCTTTGCCAGGATGCGGCTGAGCGGTTTCCAGCAGCTTAGACAGCTCCAGCTTCTGCTGCTTGGCCGTGAAGCCCTCCAGCTCTTTCAGCAGGTCGGTACGACCAATGAGATCCACCAGACGTTTCACGCCCAGCTGCGCCATCAGCTCGCGGGTTTCACGGGCGATGAAGTCAAAGTAGTTAGTCACTTTAAACGGCAGGCCGTGATAGTGATTCTTACGCAGCTTCTCGTCCTGGGTAGCAACGCCCGTTGCGCAGTTGTTCAGGTGGCAAATACGCAGGTATTTACAGCCGAGCGCAACCATCGGGCCGGTACCGAAGCCGAAGCTTTCCGCACCCAGAATCGCCGCTTTGATGATGTCGAGGCCGGTTTTCAGCCCGCCATCCACCTGCAAGCGGATCTTGTGACGCAGGCCGTTAGCGACCAGCGCCTGCTGGGTTTCCACCAGGCCAAGCTCCCACGGACAACCCGCGTATTTCACGGAGGAGAGCGGGCTTGCGCCGGTGCCGCCGTCGTAACCGGCGATGGTGATCAGATCTGCATAGGCTTTCGCCACGCCGGTGGCAATGGTGCCAACGCCCGGTTCGGAAACCAGCTTCACGGAGATCATCGCTTTCGGGTTGACCTGTTTCAGGTCGAAAATCAGCTGCGCCAGATCCTCGATAGAGTAGATATCGTGGTGCGGCGGCGGGGAGATCAGCGTCACGCCCGGCACCGAGTAGCGCAGTTTGGCGATATACGGCGTCACTTTATCACCCGGTAACTGACCGCCTTCGCCCGGTTTAGCGCCCTGCGCGACCTTAATCTGGATCACGTCGGCGTTAACCAGGTACGCAGGCGTTACGCCGAAGCGACCGGACGCCACCTGCTTGATTCGGGACACTTTGTTAGTGCCGTAGCGGGCCGGATCTTCACCGCCTTCGCCGGAGTTAGAGTTGCCGCCGATGCTGTTCATGGCTTCCGCCAGCGCTTCGTGCGCTTCCGGGCTCAGCGCGCCGATGGACATCGCCGCGGTGTCGAAGCGTTTGAACAGCTCAGACGCAGGCTCTACGTCGTCGATGCTGACAGCCTCGTCACCCGGATTCAGCGCGATAAGGTCGCGCAGCGTCGCCGCCGGACGGTTGTTCACCAGCTCAGCATACTGCTGGTAATCGCTGTACTCGCCGCTCTGCACCGCCTGTTGCAGCGTGCGCACCACGTCCGGGTTATAAGCGTGATACTCGCCCCCGTGGACGTATTTAAGCAGGCCGCCCTGTTCCAGCGGCTTACGTGCCAGCCAGGCGCGTTTCGACAGGTTCACCAGATCCTGCTGGAAGTCAGCAAAACCGGCGCCACCGATGCGGCTGACCACGCCCTGGAAGCAGAGGTTGGCAACCTCGTCGTGCAGCCCGACCGCTTCAAACAGCTTCGAGCAGCGGTAAGAGGCGATGGTCGAGATGCCCATTTTGGACATGATCTTATACAGGCCTTTGTTGATGCCGTTACGGTAGTTCAGCATCACGGCGCGGTAGTCTTTGTCGATCGCGCGGGTATCCACCAGACGGGCCAGCGTTTCGTAGGCCAGGTACGGGTAGATCGCCGTCGCGCCAAAGCCTAACAGCACCGCAAAGTGATGCGGATCGCGCGCGCTCGCGGTTTCAACGATGATGTTGGCATCACAGCGCAGGCTTTTATCCACCAGGCGCGTCTGGATTGCACCTACCGCCATTGGCGCAGGCACAGGCAGACGGTTTTTCGCAATGTTGCGGTCAGACAGCACCAGCAGAACGGTGCCGTTACGCACCATCTGCTCGGCTTTATCGCACAGCGCGTTCACCGTCTCTTCGAGGCTCGTTTCGGTCACGTCGAAGGTGATATCGAGCGTGTCGGCGCGGTAGTGCTCCTCGGTCATGGTGGTGAGCTGTTTGAAATCGGAGTACAGCAGGATCGGTGATTTAAAGGTCAGACGGTGCGCCTGGCCTTCGGCTTCACAGAAGACGTTCATTTCACGACCAATGCTGGTGGCCAGCGACATGACGTGTGCTTCGCGCAGCGGATCGATTGGCGGGTTGGTGACCTGCGCGAACTGCTGACGGAAATAGTCGTAAATGATGCGTGGCTGGCTGGAGAGCACGGCAAACGGGGTATCGTCACCCATGGAGCCGACCGCTTCCTGGCCGTTTTCCCCGAGCACGCGAATAACCGAGTCCAGCTCTTCCGCGCTGTAGTTAAACTGTTTCTGGAAGCTCGCGAGGGTGTCATCATCCATCTCGCGGCTGCCCACTTCTTCGTCCGGCAGATCTTCAAACGGCACCAGACGGCGCACGTTTTTCGCCATCCACTCTTTGTACGGATGGCGGCTTTTCAGATCGTTGTCGGTTTCGGCGGAGTGCAGAATACGGCCGCCGCGGGTATCGATCACCATCAGCTCGCCCGGACCGACGCGGCCTTTCTCGACCACTTCGTCTGGCTGGTAATCCCAGATACCGACTTCAGAGGCGCAGGTGATGAGCTTGTCTTTGGTGATAACGTAGCGCGCCGGACGCAGACCGTTACGGTCCAGGTTACAGGCGGCGAAACGACCGTCGGACATGACGATGCCTGCCGGGCCATCCCACGGCTCCATGTGCATGGAGTTAAAGTCGAAGAAGGCGCGCAGCTCCGGGTCCATATCCGGGTTGTTCTGCCAGGCCGGTGGTACCAGCAGACGCATGGCGCGCACGATATCCATCCCGCCCGCCAGCAGCAGTTCCAGCATGTTATCCATTGAGCTGGAGTCCGAGCCGGTTTCGTTCACGAACGGTGCGGCATCGTGCAGGTCCGGGATCAGCGGGGTCTGGAATTTATAAGTACGGGCGCGGGCCCACTGGCGGTTACCGGTGATGGTGTTGATCTCGCCGTTGTGCGCCAGGTAGCGGAACGGCTGAGCCAGCGGCCAGCGTGGAACGGTGTTGGTGGAGAAGCGCTGGTGGAACAGGCAAATGGCCGATTCCAGACGCAGGTCCGCCAGGTCCAGGTAGAAGCGCGGCAGGTCAGCCGGCATACACAGACCTTTATAAATGTTCACCAGGTTAGAGAGGCTACAAACGTAAAACTCTTTATCGTCCTGGAGACGTTTTTCAATGCGGCGACGGGCGATGAACAGACGGCGTTCCATATCGCGCGGACGCCAGCCCGCAGGCGCGTTAACAAAAATCTGTTCAATACGAGGCAGCGAGGAGAGGGCGATTTCACCGAGCACCCCTTCGTTGGTTGGCACATCGCGCCAGCCGACAATTGACAGGGTTTCACGCTGAAGTTCTTCTTCAACAATGCGGCGTGAGGCGGCAGCCTTTTCAGGATCCTGATTCAGGAACAGCATGCCGACAGCGTAGTTTTTGGCTAAACGCCAGCCGCGCTCTTCCGCCACGATGCGGAAGAAACGATCCGGTTTTTGCAGCAGCAGGCCGCAACCGTCGCCGGTTTTACCATCGGCAAGGATGGCGCCACGGTGCTGCATACGGGCCAGTGCGTGAATAGCAGTACGCACTACCTTGTGGCTAGGTTCGCCTTCTATGTGGGCGATCAGGCCGAAACCACAGTTATCCTTCTCAAGGGATTTATCGTACAACATATCAGTGAACCTCCCCAGGCTCGTCGGGCTTCCCACTGAACTTTACCGTGGCGCACAGGCACAGAAAGAGCATGGCGACGGGGTTGGCGTTTCATACGCGGACCTCGCATTCGCCCTCTTTTTCATCCTTTCGCGCAGGTAAACAAGTTTGAGGACTTGCTTCAGAGGGAATCTCAATTACTGCATAAATATGATGAGCAGGCCGCTCATCCAGAAAGCTTCCAGCGGATTTCCAACTTATCGGGAATTGGTACACAGGTCAAATGGCAATCTTATTTATATAAAAATGTGCTAAAGAGCGCTTATCGCATTGTTTAAAAAAGAGATTTAACTATTTTTACAACCATTGAAAGGCCAGGGAAACCGCGAAGGAGTGTGATCTGACTCACTATATGAAAGCGGTATTATCGATGTAGCGTGCTGAAATGCTGATTTATAGCAGAATAATAATCTGGTAGTGCATTCAAACCCGCATAAAATCACTGTTTTTCAGTGATGCCGCTATAAATGAAAAAAACAATCAGAACATAAGGAAAAGTAATCACAGATGGCGTGAATGAAATCGCAGTAATCTTGAGTATTTATTCATATAGATAAAAGCCGTCCAGGGCGATTGATCCAGGTCATCGCCGACAGAGGCTAAAAATGGCAGGCTTGTCCCCTTTCTTCGGGACGGTCTATCAGATTATGCAGTTACAGAAATTAGTCAATATGTTTGGTGGGGATCTTTTGCAGCGCTACGGGCAAAAGGTTCATAAGCTGACGCTGCACGGCGGCTTTAGCTGCCCGAATCGCGACGGCACCATCGGGCGTGGCGGCTGTACCTTCTGCAACGTGGCCTCGTTTGCTGACGAAGCCCAGCAGCATAAATCCATCGCAGAGCAGCTCGCGCATCAGGCCAGCCTCGTGAACCGTGCGAAGCAGTATCTGGCCTATTTTCAGGCTTACACCAGCACATGGGCAGAGGTGCAGGTACTGCGCGCTATGTACCAACAGGCGGTTGCTCAAGCGAACATTGTCGGGCTGTGCGTGGGGACGCGTCCGGACTGCGTGCCTGACGCAGTGCTGGATTTACTGAGCGAGTACAAAGAGAAGGGCTATGAGATCTGGCTGGAGCTGGGCTTGCAGACCGCGCATGACAAAACCCTCCACCGTATCAATCGCGGACATGATTTCGCCTGTTACCAGCGCACCACGCGTCTCGCCCGCGAGCGTGGATTAAAAGTCTGCTCGCATCTGATTGTCGGCTTGCCGGGAGAAGGGCGGCAGCACGGTCTGGACACGCTGGAAAAAGTCGTTGAGACCGGCGTGGACGGTATTAAGCTGCACCCTCTGCATATCGTGAAGGGCAGCATAATGGCGAAAGCCTGGGAAGCGGGGCGGTTAAGTGGTATCGCACTCGACGACTATACGGTGACAGCGGGTGAGATGATTCGCCACACGCCGCCGGAGATTGTTTACCACCGCATCTCGGCCAGCGCCCGCCGCCCAACGCTTCTGGCACCGCTCTGGTGCGAGAATCGCTGGACGGGAATGGTAGAAATTGACCGTTATCTGCATGAACACGGTGTGCAGGGGTCAGCGCTTGGCCGCCCGTGGGTTTCCCCGCTACCGGCGACGGCCGCCTAGCAGACTTCCCAGCATGCCGCGTACAATCTGATTCGTAATCTGTCGCGTCGCGCTTTTTGCCATGGTCTGCACCACGCCATCGCGCTTGCCGCCGCGTGGCCCGGTGCTGCCGAACAGAATATCTTTCAGGCCCCCGAGAATGCCGTCATCCACGGCAACAGTTTGCCCTTTGGCGGCTGGCGCATCCTGTGATTCGGCAGTTGCCTGCACCCCTTTTTGCAGCATTTCGAACGCAGATTCGCGATCCACCTCGTCTTCATACTTGCCGTAGACCGGGGAGTGGTTAATCAGGCCGTTGCGTTCATCGTCCGTTACTGGCCCCATACGCGAGCAGGGCGCAATCACCATCGCGCGCTCGACAACTGTCGGGCTGCCTTTGGCATCCAGGAAAGAAATCAGCGCTTCACCGGTGCCCAGCGCCTGAATGGCGGTTTCGGTATCAAAGGCCGGATTGGCACGCATGGTTTGCGCCGCGGCTTTGACCGCTTTCTGATCTTTCGGCGTAAAGGCACGCAGGGCGTGCTGCACGCGGTTACCCAGCTGCCCCAGCACGTTGTCAGGAATATCCGACGGGTTTTGCGACACAAACCAGACACCGACGCCTTTGGAGCGGATCAGACGGATAACCTGTTCAATTTTATCCAGCAGCACCTGCGGCGCGTCGTTAAACAGCAGATGCGCTTCGTCAAAGAAGAACACCAGTTTGGGTTTTTCCAGATCGCCTGCTTCCGGCAGTTGTTCGTACAGTTCAGAGAGCATCCACAGCAGGCTGGCGGCATAGAGCTTCGGCATCTGGTAGAGCTTCTCTGCGCTCAGAATGTTGATGATGCCTTTGCCGCTGCTGTCGGTGCGCATCCAGTCTTTAATATCCAGCATCGGCTCGCCGAAGAAGTTTTCGGCTCCCTGTTGCTCCAGCGTCAGGAGTCCGCGCTGAATGGCGCCCACCGAGGCGCTGCTGATATTGCCGTACTGGTTCTGGAAGGATTTCGCGTTATCGCCAATATACTGGGTGATGGCGCGCAGATCTTTGAAGTCGAGCAGCAGCAGCCCCTGATCGTCGGCGATACGGAAGATAATGTTCAGCACCCCGGACTGCACATCGTTAAGGTTAAGCAGACGGGCCAGCAGCAAAGGGCCGAGATCGGAGACGGTGGCGCGCACCGGGTGCCCTTTTTCGCCGAAAATGTCCCAGACCACCACCGGATTACCGTGCGGCGTCCAGTCTGTGATGCCGATATTTTTCAGGCGCTCGAGCAGTTTTTCTGATGCTGCACCTTCCTGAGCCACCCCGGTTAAATCGCCCTTCACGTCAGCCATAAACACCGGCACGCCAATCTCTGACAACGACTCAGCCAGCTTTTGCAGGGTGACGGTTTTTCCCGTCCCGGTCGCGCCGGTGATCAGGCCATGACGGTTCGCCATCCCAGGCAGTAAAAACAGCTCTTTTTCCAGCGTCCGGGCGATTAACAATGGTGTACTCATGATGCACGTCCTCTCGTAGTCCTGGGTGGAGTATAGGCAACCTGACGGCAAAATGTCTGCGTAAATTCCTCACTTTGCGGCGCATTATCCAGTGCGGACTATGCTTTTGCATACGGTAAACAAAATTTTGGGAAACTATGTCCAGATTCTTTTTTAACGACCGCAAACAGCTTGTCAACGATGCCATTGAAGGCATACTTCTCTCCGCGCCGCACGGTAATCTTGTCAAACTGGATATCGATCCGGCCATCCGCGTGGTGGCACGCGGCGACTGGGATAAAAGCCGTGTAGCGGTGATCTCCGGTGGCGGCTCCGGCCACGAACCGGCACATGCCGGGTTCGTGGGTAAAGGCATGCTTACCGCAGCGGTGTGTGGCGATCTGTTCGCCTCCCCAAGCGTGGATGCGGTCCTCAATGCCATTGTGGCGGTGACGGGTGACCGTGGCTGCCTGCTGATTGTGAAAAACTACACCGGCGACCGTCTTAACTTTGGCCTGGCCGCGGAAAAAGCCAAACGCTACGGCCTGAAGGTGGAGATGGTTATTGTGGCGGATGATATCGCCCTGCCGGATAACAAGCAGCCGCGCGGTATCGCGGGAACGGCTCTGGTGCATAAGATTGCGGGATATGCGGCAGAGCAGGGGAAATCGTTAACCGACGTGCGGGATATTGCGCAACAGGCCTGCGATAACCTCTGGAGCCTGGGGGTTGCGATGCAAACCTGTAACCTGCCGGGTAGCGATGATGAAGAAGGGCGTATTAAGCAAGGCCATGTGGAGCTGGGGCTGGGCATTCACGGCGAGCCGGGGGCCTCGGTGGTGGATACGCAGAACAGCAGGGCGATTATCGACACGCTGGTGACGCCGTTGAAAGCCCAGGCGGGTGACGGGCGCTTTGCGGTGCTGATCAACAACCTCGGCGGTGTGTCAGCGCTGGAGATGGCTCTGCTCACCAAAGAGCTGGCGCATTCGGCGCTGAAAACGGAGATCGCTTACCTGATTGGTCCCGCGCCACTGGTGAGTGCGCTGGATATGAAAGGCTTTTCGCTGACGCTGTTAAAGCTCAACGACTTCTTCGAGAAGGCGATTCACGCCGAGGTCGAGACCCTGGGCTGGCAGAAGCCCGTCGCGTTTGCGCCTCTGCGTACCGTCCCACATAGCGCTCTTTATGACCGCGTGGAATATACCCCGTCGGACAATCCGCAGGTGGG
The sequence above is a segment of the Enterobacter hormaechei ATCC 49162 genome. Coding sequences within it:
- a CDS encoding dihydroxyacetone kinase subunit DhaK, whose amino-acid sequence is MSRFFFNDRKQLVNDAIEGILLSAPHGNLVKLDIDPAIRVVARGDWDKSRVAVISGGGSGHEPAHAGFVGKGMLTAAVCGDLFASPSVDAVLNAIVAVTGDRGCLLIVKNYTGDRLNFGLAAEKAKRYGLKVEMVIVADDIALPDNKQPRGIAGTALVHKIAGYAAEQGKSLTDVRDIAQQACDNLWSLGVAMQTCNLPGSDDEEGRIKQGHVELGLGIHGEPGASVVDTQNSRAIIDTLVTPLKAQAGDGRFAVLINNLGGVSALEMALLTKELAHSALKTEIAYLIGPAPLVSALDMKGFSLTLLKLNDFFEKAIHAEVETLGWQKPVAFAPLRTVPHSALYDRVEYTPSDNPQVGALVSSVTKSLIQLENRLNALDAKVGDGDTGSTFAQGARDIAQRLEENNLPLNDVPTLLVLVGERLATVMGGSSGVLMSIFFTAAGQKLHDGHSLPDALLSGLAQMKQYGGADLGDRTLIDALQPALEALQKGNIQAAAQAAQQGAEATAKMAKAGAGRSSYVNKENLDGVMDPGAVAVAEVFKTMVDAKR